Within the Cryomorphaceae bacterium genome, the region TTCAGATCGGGGTGCATCCTTCCATCATCCGGTCAATTTATCTTTTGACCACTTTTCCTGTTTTCCAAAGTCCTGTATCGCCTGTTAGCCTGTATATGTAGGTTCCGGATGGCTGGGCCGACAAATCAACCTGCACCCGTGTTTCACCTGCCGGAACAGACTCTGACTTTACCAACTGGCCAGCATTACCAAATACCTGTAATTGAAGGCCATTTCCGGGAATAGGTTCGTTAAAATCAATCCACACAAAACCATTAGTGGGGTTGGGCATAACGGCAGCACTACTCCCTCCCATAACTACCGGCGTGTATGTGGTGATTCCTCCTTCCGCACCGTTGCAGCTTACGACTGGCAAGTCACCGCACAAATCATAAACCTTTACTCCGTCATCACCTATACCCTCTGCCGACATGTGTAAAAATAGTTTGGTTCCTGTGGGAGTGCACTTCACCGAGGATGTTACCACATGGCCGTGTAATGGAGTAACGGTGTTGGCAATAGCATCAGGCACGTACAGTAATTCTGTGCCGTCTTCCCTCAGCACCTGCACACCTAAAGTGCCCGATAACGGCACATAAGGATAGGAAATAAGAATTTCAATATTGTCCGG harbors:
- a CDS encoding T9SS C-terminal target domain-containing protein codes for the protein MTYKLLPAIVALALALSGQAQITLTHEFSASDMLSNLEFTLMYIDDDEPVYVTSGISNDVLTVRMFDMDFEHIEDLTFQLLSSIPGGVLPVHYITRTLFDCDPDNIEILISYPYVPLSGTLGVQVLREDGTELLYVPDAIANTVTPLHGHVVTSSVKCTPTGTKLFLHMSAEGIGDDGVKVYDLCGDLPVVSCNGAEGGITTYTPVVMGGSSAAVMPNPTNGFVWIDFNEPIPGNGLQLQVFGNAGQLVKSESVPAGETRVQVDLSAQPSGTYIYRLTGDTGLWKTGKVVKR